Within the Gracilinema caldarium DSM 7334 genome, the region CTTTTACATACATTATGCGAATAATTGAGCTAGTATCTTAGTTACTGGTATTTTTCGGCTTTACATAAAAGTCTGAATATGATAGTCTTATATCAGTTGTTTTTTGTTATTGCGGGGGAACCTCACGGTTGAGAAGGTTAAAACCTGACCCTTGGAACCTGTCAGTTAACACTGTCGTAGGGAAGCAATGCAAGTATTAAATAAGAACTGTTATTTAATGCAAGCGCTTTTCCGTCGACGGGGAGCGCTTGTTTTTTTTAAGCCTAGCTCTTCCCTGATGGAAAAGTTTGAATACGCCTCCGATCGGGTATCCCTCAATAACGAAACGAGGAGGGATTATGTACTCGATACAGATGGATGCCGCACGAAAAGAACGTATCAATAAGCAATATTTACGACAGGTACTCTCCATTGCGGGTAGCGATACAAGTGGAGGTGCAGGTGTGCAGGCTGATTTAAAAGCTATGAGCGCCTGTGGGGTCTTTGGCATGTCAGTTATTACAGCCCTCACCGCACAAAACACAAAGGGGGTTCATGCAATATACCCTATCCCAGCTGATTTTGTCGGTACGCAGATCGATGCGATATTCACAGATATAAGGGTGGATGCGGTAAAAATCGGAATGCTGGGTAATGCCGATGTGATGAAAGTGACAGGAGAGCGATTACGCAGGTATCATCCTGACTTGGTTGTGGTTGATCCTGTTTTACTAAGTAAACATGGATATCCTCTCATGGATGATACCGCAAGGGAAGTGTTTTTGTCCGAAATTGTTCCTTTAGCCTATCTGATTACTCCTAATCTTCCCGAAACAACGTTTCTCGCAGGATTTATACCGAAGACAATAGATGAATTAGAAAGGGCGGGAAAAAAGATTTTATCCCTTGGAGCGAAAGCTGTTCTTATAAAAGGGGGGCATCGGGAATCCGATGCTGACGATGTTTTAGTAACTACTCAAGGAGTATACATTTTTAAGGGAGAACGGCTTGCTAGCCAGCATACCCATGGTACCGGATGTACACTTTCAAGTGCTATAGCAGCATATTTAGCTCGAGGTTTAACGATTGTTAAAGCTATAGAATATGCCAAAAATTATGTCAGAGTTGGTATTGAACA harbors:
- the thiD gene encoding bifunctional hydroxymethylpyrimidine kinase/phosphomethylpyrimidine kinase; amino-acid sequence: MYSIQMDAARKERINKQYLRQVLSIAGSDTSGGAGVQADLKAMSACGVFGMSVITALTAQNTKGVHAIYPIPADFVGTQIDAIFTDIRVDAVKIGMLGNADVMKVTGERLRRYHPDLVVVDPVLLSKHGYPLMDDTAREVFLSEIVPLAYLITPNLPETTFLAGFIPKTIDELERAGKKILSLGAKAVLIKGGHRESDADDVLVTTQGVYIFKGERLASQHTHGTGCTLSSAIAAYLARGLTIVKAIEYAKNYVRVGIEHGLNIGHGIGPIHHFYNLYQGEVPQL